The genome window TGGGGACTACTGCGGTAAAATTTCATTGTAGTAGTTAACAGCTTCTCTGTGAAATATCAGGCAAGTTAAGGGACATGGGATGTGTGTGATGGAAAaaggaaagtggagaaaacctgAAACAGACTTTGGGGAAAATCCAAAAGTAAATATGccaacacataaaaagaaaacaaaattcccaGGCATTATGGATGCTTTCCAATGGATGCAGATGATTTTGGACTTGCAGTGGTAGTAAAATATCATGTTGTGTGCTTTTCTTAGCAGTTACCATAAGACCAGCAGTAGCTATGGTAAAGGCAGTCAAGTGTCAggtttgaagtttttttttttttttttttgcaagacaGATGTGATGAGCAGTAAGGAATTTTGGATTATTCCAAGAGAATTACTGAGATCATAGTCCATGGAACCCAGGACTGATATGACTAGAAGGCAAGAAATTAAGATGAAAATATGGTGATCTGGTATAACAGGATCTTGAGGAGCAGGTATCTGTTGTAGGAGTCTTGGAAAAAATCACAGACCAGAAATTAGTAGTGAGTtaataagttttctgaagtatTTATTTAGAACATGACCAACTGGGTGGAGATAAACATCAGGGATATGGGTGAGTTGCTAAGGGTGGGACAGTTGTTAATGTCACTATATTCTTAAGCTCTAAAGCAGCTATGAACAAGTGTCAGTGGGTTAACCAAATGAAGTCACCTGACACTGAAGCatttgggatttaaaaaaatactgaagacCATGTGACATAAACTACCCGAACTGGTGCAGTTGAGAGTGATAAGGACAAAAAAGAATATAGTCACACTCATAAAGGAAGGGGTGAAGGAGGTGAAAGAGTTCACCTTACAAACTATGAAGGAGGAATGAGCTGGGGTAACCCTGAGGTTTGACCTTGAGCTTTCTGTTCTTGACTCAGATCTGCTTGATGATGTTCAATCTAACCCTGGAGGGACAAAGAGAGGCTGAGAGTACAAAAGAGCCAAAATAATGGTCCAAGAAGGCAGATTTCATTTATCATTTGGATTCAATTTCATGGTTTTTCATAGGGTACAAGGAGAAGAAGTATGATGGTGAAGACTTCACAGAGGAAGCATTGTGACTGTGGAAAAGTATTCAAACCAAAGCCTGGTTTAAACATCTCAATCCCTTTGAGGATGTCCAGTTACATATTCAAGAGACCAGTGACTAGAATCACATCCCATCCCAGCAATGAGGTCAGATGTTATCCCTGGGAGGAAACCTTGGACAACCCCCAGCAGCTGTACTGGCAGAAGAGACTGCAAGGACTCCAGGCTTGCAGCAGCGCAGGGGAACTGTTAAGTCCTCTGGATCTAGCCAAAGCCTTGCAAAAATTTGCACCAAGTTGTCCAGGTGAGTCCCTGCCAGGGGTACATACAGGTGGTCCAAACTCCAGCCCCATGGCCACCCCGGCGTGGTCTTCAGATTTGTCACAGACCGTTCCAGGAGCTGGTTCTGGCACCCCACAGGTCCTCTGTGAACAGTGTCTGGTAACTGAGGAGGATATCAGGAATCAGGAAAGGAGAGTgaagacagcaagagagagaCTGGCGATAGCAATGGTCGCTGACAGACTGGCTGGCGAGGCAGAGAAAGTGTGGGGCCAAGAAGGATGCCCTGGGCCAATGCTGTGAAGAAGAGAAGATGATGCACGTGAAATTTCACACAACACTTTATTAACATCTCTTtgcagtgttcttgctttgagTTCTTGAAACTTAAGATATACTAATACTTTCCTCCACTGTAAATTCTGTATGACAGAAAATATAGACAGGGATTTCCTTTTGAGGTGGGAAATTGAGTTCTCTCATTTTTAATTACTatgtatgttatttgtatttgAAAGTTAACAGAGTCATCAAAGTCATAAGATTACTCAAGGTTTTGCTCTCACAGTTACGAACTCCTTAGTCTGAattacattttttgtgtgtgtttgtaataTTTCCCAAAAAGATTCCCAaacatctcattaaaaaaattttacatctatattctcAAATAAGAtatctctttctatttttctgacttttgttGCATATGAATTCAGAAGTGCACATAATGAAATACCAGACTTTCCCTTGTTTTCTAGACCTACTTGTGTTTGAAATTTCATTCATGAAAATTGACATGTCATTTGGGAAAATGATGCTGTCAAGAGGGACTGTTTTCAGCATCATTAATAAGAAGCCTGgacttgtttatatatatatatatatatatatatatatatatatgtctatttgCCTGAacacatgtgctgctgctgctgctaagtcacagcccacatagacggcagcccaccaagctccctcgtccctgggattctccaggcaagaacactggagtgggttgccatttccttctccaatgcacgaaagtgaaaagtgaaagtgaagtcgctcacttgtgtccgaccctcagcgaccccatggactgcagccttccaggcttctccgtccatgggattttccaggcaggagtactggagtagggtgccattgccttctccagaacacgTGTGCTGTActattcaaattcttttcatCATTACTTACTTTTTCCTGGTGGATTTACCAatttctgagagagagagagatgtttttttaaaaaacagagtatctgtatttatatcttccctaaaaatgagacatttttaaattgaatcttCTCTAGAATGTGGCAATCATCTGGGACTTTAGTTAGAATGCCTTATTTTAAAACCAGTAATTATTTAGATacactaatttttttctcttcctcatgaTTCCTTTTATGTTTTGCCGGGTTCACATTTCATCATCATGATATACATTCTTTACTGGTTCTTTCACAGGTGGCCCTAGGGAGATCAACTTTGGGTCTGCCAGTATGTTGGAAAATgccttatttctttctctgacagTTTGGCTGAGTGTTTAATTCACTTTCTAAgtaatatttttccttcctcacCAAGTTACTTAATATCTGACCTTCCATATCTCTAGCTATAACATGGAAATAAAACCTCATGGGGTGATGAGCATAACCGAAATGATGCAGGCAGAGTTTGCCCATCATGCTGCTCAGCAGGTACCAAGCGTCAGCAGACAGCTCTTATCATCATTGTTGCCATCTTCAGAGAATGACTGCTTAAGAATGAGCAGCAGAAGCTCATGCCTGAAAAGGCAGAATGGGTGACATTAGTGTAATTTTAATTGTTAGTCCTTGGGCATCTTCAGCTTTGGTTGTCTGCATGAGCTGTAGAGATAGTGCCGTCTCTTCAGTAAACTCAAGGCAAAACAGTACAGCTTGCTTTATGTCTGGCATGTTTGTACTACTTGTAGAGGAGCCTCTGCTTTAACTGTCTGAATGGATTATgtgtggaaaaaatgaaaaaagactgCTTTGTTTTTCCCTCAAATTTTCTTCCCTGAGTTTATTCATCTTTACATCCAAAACAGACAATTTTTATAGCCTTGGTGTTACCCCAGGATTCATGCTTCCCAGAGACCTAGTCATTCCAGTTTCAAGTCCCAGTAAGTAGGGTGATTGCCTCCATATTCATGACTCACTCCTCCTGTCATAGCCTGTTTCCCATCTTGAAGGACCCAGGAGGGGTCTGGATCTGGAATCTCTCTTAGGCAGTTTGAGACTGTTGGGGCTTTGGGGTGGAGGTGTGGAGGAACAGTGATGCGGGTCATGGCATAGAGTCCAGGGGCACATGTACTCCAAGGTTTCCTGGGAGGGGAGATGATCTTGCCTTGAGGTCACATTTCAATTTCATTTGAGgccatgtctgtttctgtttcaccaATCCTGATATCCCTGAGGGATGACATGGCATGAATCCACAAGACCCAAGTCACAGTTTCCTTGAAGATTTAATGGAGAGAATAATGTTTATATGGATCCCTGTGAACTAGACAGGATCCAGGTCAAGAAGGACCCAGAAATGTGTCCAACGCCTCTGCTTTATTCTGTTCTAGCCAAACCCTTTGAACTCTGGATGGGAGAAAAGGGGACTCGGGGAGATGTCTTCTAGGTAACAGACCCAGGCATTTCGGCTGAGCCTCCTACATCTGGCCCTTGCTCTTACAGGGTGTTTCCAGGAAGTGATGTTCAAAATGCTAGATGGGGTGGGTATTAGCTCATGGGGTGGGTGTTCAGGTCAGCTTGGAGCAGTGTTGTTTACCACCCATATTGGAAGCATTCTGTATTTTCAATCATCAGTGCTGTGTCTGTGCATGTCTGCGGATCATCAGTTTGGTGGCATTTCCTCCACTGGACCTCCACATGCTTCCCTTTCATGTCTCTACTTTCAAAGGTCCAATAAGAAAGGTCCATACCACCCTGACATAACCACACCACAAGACTGTGGAAAAGCACACAgtcatcccagggatgggagtcggggtgtgtgtgtgtgggggggtgctgTAAGCTCATGGGCTTGGCCCCAGCTTCCCCATGAGGATCAGTTAGTAACAACATGACTAAGTATGTGAAGTAGTGATTGTCCAAGATCATAGGCCTCAGAACCACAGGGACCCACAAGTCccactggacagcaaggaaagTATGGGGTCATACACTGGCCAGGATTACAGTCAGATATCCTTATGAAGCAGAGCTAAAAAGGAGCCATCAGGACCGGGCAGGGAGAAGTGACTGCGACATAGCTGATCGGCTGACAAACCTTCAGGGAATTCCTGCCCTAAAGGGGATTGTAGAACAGAAGTGCAAGGATGCTGGAAATCTAGGTCACAGGGAACAGTGATATTTATGTAATGAGGTGCAGCTGTAGCCTCAAAAGCTGCATCACAAATCTTTACCCCTGAAGAGAAAATCATTGGGAAAAGGAATTCTGAGGTCATGGACAGGATCTCAGGAGGACTCGAATCTAGGCCTAGAAGGGCCTGAGGATGGAGAGTTCTACTGCCCTTAGTTTTTCTACAAATGTCCTTCCTCTGGCTTCATCCTATCTACTTGCACATCTTGATTTCTTTGCATATTTACCTCACTTAGAGCTAATGCAATTCAAGATATTAAATCAGAAAACTATAAATTCTTCATATTTGATCAAAAGAAACTTCCACAAGAGAAGCAGGAAGTGTCTCCTCTTCCCACAGAGCTGTCAGATGGTGGCCACTGTCCAAGTTCAGGACCCAGTCCCAGGAGGTGTTATTTAAACACATAAACGTTTCAGGTGTTCTTGTTCGATCTGTGAAAGTTTGAGGGGCAGCCTCTGCTCTTGGCCCAGCTGAATGACATGAAATGAATCAGCCCTCTGAGGAGGGAGACTTGGAGCTTCCTTCACCAGCCAGAGAGCTGGCCCTTCTCCCTTCACCCACAACAAGCTGATGAACCTGCAAGACTTCTTAATTAAAAGAAGAATGTCAAAGTCTGCATGtcatttcaatgagcccagaatGGTGAAAGAACCAAATCACAACTCTAGGCTGTGAAAGAAACAGGATGTTAATATAATATTCAAACCTAGTGCATATTATTTACAACAAATAATATTACCCTTCCCCAGTAAGTAGGTGCAGGGGTAGAAATGTCATGAAGATGGGGTGCGAAGTTCTCCTCCCTCTTGGCCTTCAAGGATCCTCATCCGTGTGGGAGGTCTGGCCTGATGCACCCCAAGTAACCAGTTCTGTCCCCACCACTGACAATGCTGCTCCACTTGAACTGGTTTTGGGAGTGTGATTTGCCAGTGGAACTGGGCTGTGTGCTGGGGACTGTTGCTGAGTAGAGGAGACATATAACTTGTAGGGGCCTCCCCAGAACCACAGCTCCCCTGCACGCTCTGCACTCTGTGCTGCAAGCCCTTGGTGAATGCTCAGCCAGCACCACTCCAGTTGCTCCTGCCATCCAGCATCCAGCCACCATCACTTGTTTCAAAGGAGAAAACCAAGTCCCAAAAAGCTGAGCAAGTCTCCCCATGGCAGGACTGATCAGCAGTGGAATTGGGACCAGAGTGCTGGCTGTTGAATTCCCCAGGCCCACATCAGCCTGAAGCTTTACCAGGGCCCTGGATGCAGCTGCTGCCAGCCCAGATGCTCACTCCCCACTGAgatgttcagctcagttcagttgcttagtcatgtccagctctttgcaaccccatggactgcagcacatcaggcttccctgtccatcaccaactctcagagcttgctcaaactcaggtccatcaagtcggtgatgccatccatccatctcatctgcCTTTAATCTCtacaagcatcagggtcttttcaaatgactcagttattcgcatcaggtgaccaaagtattggcgtttcagctttagcatcagtccttccaatgaatattcacaactgatttcctttaggatggactggttgaatctccttgctgtccaagggactcttaaaagtgTTCtgcaacaccacatttcaaaagcatcaattctttggcattcagcttgctttatagtccaactctcacatccatatatgactattgggaaaaccatagctttgactagatggacctttgttggcaaagtaatgtctctgctttttaatatgctgtctaggttggtcataacttttcttccaaggagtaagcgtcttttaatttcatggctgaagtcaccatctgcactgattttggagccccccaaaataaagtctgtcactgtctccactgttttcccatctatttcccaagacgtgatgggaccagatgccatgatcttagttttttgaaagctgagttttagtcaattttttcactctcctctttcactttcatcaagaggctctttagttcctcttcgctttctgccataaaggtggtgtcatctgcatatctgaggttattgatatttctcctggcaatcttaattccagcttgtgcttcttccagcccagcatttctcatgatgtactctgcatataagttaaataagcagggtgacaatatacagccttgacgtactcctttccctatttggaaccagtctgttgttccatatccagttctaactgttgcttcttgacctgcatacagatttctcaggaggcaggtcaggtggtctggtattcccatctcttgaagaattttccaccgtttcttgtgttccacacagtcaaaggctttggcataataaataaagcagaaatagatgtttttctggaactctcttgctttttcaatgatacagtggatgttggcaatttgatctctggttcctctgccttttctaaatccagcttgaacatctggaagttcatggttcacgtactattgaagcctgacttggagaattttgagcattgctttgttagtgtgtgagatgagtgcaattttgcagtagtttgaacattctttaacattgcctttctttgggtttggagtgaaaattgaccttttccagtcctgtggccactgctgagtttctcaaatttgctggcatattgagtgtagcactttcacagcatcatcttttagaatttgaaatagctcaactggaattccatcacctctactagctttgttccaCTGAAATGATAATGGcgctattttaaaatacaaacactTCAGGGGATGTTGTGCAGCCTGTGAAAGCTCTGAGTGGCTGCCTCTGCTCTTCGCCCAGCTGAAAGACATGAGATGAACCAGCAAGGGTCTGCAGCACACAGTGCAGTGGCGGGTAGAGAGCCAGAGGGGCCCCTGATTCTAGGGGGGGCCCCCAAGATAATCCATCTCTTCTGTTCAGCCACCACTTTCCCAGAGGGAGCTCAGTACCAATGGCAGATCAGACACCTGAGGCCAGCTCAAGGTGTAATAGCAGGACCCTGCGGGGCCTACCCAGGACAGGCCTTCCCCcttatcctctgctttagctatTCCCTCAAGTTCTCAGATAATAGTATTAGATGCAAATTTTCTGAGTTCTTTTGCAGATGTGAACCACCtccccccccaccaccaaatggaagaactacttgatgaccataagcacatagccccaggcctcctggagcctaaggactCATAATCTGAACCACTGTGACACCACCCTGCTgcctcaccatcagccaatcagagaattgtgcacaagctgatcatATACCTTGCAACACCGACCCCCCTTcacttaccttttaaaaatgctttgccaaaAACCTCAGGGAGCCGGGGGCTTTTCAGAGAATGAGCCACTTAGTCTCCTTGCATGTCCCTGCAATAAGGTTTTCACTGCTCCGAATGTTACCaccaaaatcttggctttctctgcccacttggtcactgcctcctgtacgatgttatgaacctccatacCTAGTTCTTCAGCTATTATGCTtagcagatctaatcccctgaatctattcatcagttcagttcagttcagtcactcagtcatgtccaactctttgtgaccccatgaatcacagcacgccaggcctccctgtccatcaccaactcccagagttcactcaaactcacgtccattgagtcggtgatgccatccagccatctcatcctctgtcgtccccttcttctgccctcaatccctcccagcatcagagtcttttccaacgagtcaactcttcgcatgaggtggccaaagcaccagagtttcagctttagcatcatcatatgggatttgaatggcccagtggtttccctactttcttcaatttaagcctgaattttgcaataaggagttcataatctgagccatagtcagtaccagatctttttttttgctgactatatagagcatTTCCATCTTTGACTACAAAGAACACAATCAAATGGATtgtggtattgaccatctggtgatgtccttatgtagagttgtctcttgggttgttgcAAATGGGTGATTGTTATGACCagcgtgttctcttgacaaaattctgttagactttgccctgcttcattttgtattccaaggccaaactttcctgttatcccaggtatctcttgaattcctacttttgctgtccaatcccctataatgaaaaggacatcgtttttggtgttagttctagaaggtgttgtaagtcttcatagaacccggTCAACTTTAGATTCTTCagtattagtggttggggcataaacttggattactgtgatgatgaatggtttgcctttagaaacaaaccaagatcattctgttgtttttgaggttgccCTCAAGTATTGCACTTTGGACTCTATCATTGATTATGAAGACTATTCCATTTTTTATAAGGGATCctggcccacagtagtagatataataatgGTCATCTCAACTACATTcgtccattcctgtccattttagttcattgatttttaAGATATTGATGTTCAATCTTGATGtgtcctgcttgaccacatccaatttaccttgattcatggacctaacaatccTGGTTCCTCTTTAAGATTCTTCTTTACcccattggactttacttttaccaccagacacacccacaacTAAGTGTCACTTCTGCTTTGGACcatccacttcattctttctggttgTTGTTATTCAATCTCTAAGCCATGtcaaattctttgcaacctcatagactacaacacttcaggctcctctgtcctccactatctcctggagtttgctcaaattcatgtccattgagttggtgatgctatctaaccatctcttcctctgccactcctttctccttttgccttcaatttttcccagcatcagggtcttttacaatgagctcttcacattagatagccaaagtattgcagctccaacttcagcaacagtccttctaatgaatattcagagttgatttcctttactattgactggaggaggaaatggcaacccactccaatattcttgcctggagaactccatggacagtagaaaaggcaaaaagattttttctggagctattagtaattgccttcttctcttctcctatAGCACACTGGACATCTTCTGGCCTGggaggctcatcttccagtgtcatagctttttgcttttcatactgtccatgaggttctcaaggcaagatactggagtgggttgtcatttcctcctctagtgtaccacgttttatcagaactcttcactatgactcaTCCATTTTGAGTGGGCCTGCACAgcgtggctcatagcttcattgcaAGCCCCTTCAGCATAACAAGACTGTAATCCATGAAGGGGACCAATCCTTTTACCACTCCCCAAAccttttcatgggctccaaaatcactgcagatggtggctgcagccatgaaattaaaggatgcttgctccttggaagaaaaactatgacaaacctagacagcatattaaaagcaaagacattactttgccaacaaaagtccatatagtcagagctatggtttttccagtagttatgtacagatgtgagaactgaacaataaaaaaaggctgagtgccaaagaattgatcccttcaaactgtagtgctggagaagactctcaagagtcccttggacagcaaggatatcaaaccagtcaatcctaaaggaaatcaatactgaatattcattggaagtgttgtagccacacgttccgggaaacaaactcactcagaaggacaatgcagatagtggagtgcagtttattacaccggcaggcccaaggcagaggctcctcttagccaaggaccctgaccagtttttgtgaaaaccttatataccctaagtgtatgtgctcaaacccacctccccaaattccttgaaactaatctggacaaggtaaaagagagatactatcaaagttaacccatgattcatgtgaGATAAGCCCAGATAGTTAAACAGTGGAcatttatcaataggcctgtggtcataccccgaTAAGCATTAAGGGATTTatgactttgttctgttacagagataattagcatattcttttaggtgaCAGAGATTCTAGgtacaagtcctgaggctccttcatccagggggtctggtt of Bos indicus isolate NIAB-ARS_2022 breed Sahiwal x Tharparkar chromosome 17, NIAB-ARS_B.indTharparkar_mat_pri_1.0, whole genome shotgun sequence contains these proteins:
- the MBD3L1 gene encoding methyl-CpG-binding domain protein 3-like 1 gives rise to the protein MMVKTSQRKHCDCGKVFKPKPGLNISIPLRMSSYIFKRPVTRITSHPSNEVRCYPWEETLDNPQQLYWQKRLQGLQACSSAGELLSPLDLAKALQKFAPSCPGESLPGVHTGGPNSSPMATPAWSSDLSQTVPGAGSGTPQVLCEQCLVTEEDIRNQERRVKTARERLAIAMVADRLAGEAEKVWGQEGCPGPML